The following are encoded together in the Conger conger chromosome 11, fConCon1.1, whole genome shotgun sequence genome:
- the fxn gene encoding frataxin, mitochondrial isoform X2, with amino-acid sequence MNMSRLTTKRNVIYQFLRNLRRTPKCEAIHASSTRGNFQSHNKHIVARKYLSTVSSRNGESTTSVSSPKIMEHLKLLYAGQEMLSLRRNIHVTTSTPAEQASLASEMSEAVFEKLVDETLDALTDYFEDLMEQPNMSSDFDVTYSSGVVTVKVGGDHGTYVINKQTPNRQIWLSSPTSGPKRYDWTGERWVYSHDGNCLHDLLSREFSAIFNTKMDLSNLIHS; translated from the exons ATGAACATGTCAAGGTTGACAACTAAGAGAAACGTTATTTATCAGTTTCTTCGTAATCTGAGACGTACACCAAAATGTGAAGCTATTCATGCCAGCTCTACCAGGGGCAATTTTCAATCGCATAAC AAGCACATTGTGGCCCGGAAGTATCTGTCAACTGTTTCTTCACGAAATGGAGAATCGACGACATCAGTATCCTCCCCCAAAATCATGGAACACCTTAAG TTGCTCTATGCAGGACAAGAGATGCTGTCACTACGGAGAAATATCCATGTTACAACATCGACACCTGCTGAGCAAGCATCCCTGGCGAG CGAGATGTCGGAGGCTGTCTTTGAGAAACTGGTAGATGAAACACTGGATGCCCTGACAGACTATTTTGAAGATCTGATGGAGCAGCCCAATATGTCTTCAGACTTTGATGTGACTTATTCC AGTGGAGTTGTGACGGTGAAAGTGGGCGGAGACCACGGCACTTACGTCATCAACAAGCAGACGCCAAACCGGCAGATTTGGCTCTCCTCCCCGACCAG TGGGCCAAAGCGCTACGACTGGACGGGCGAACGTTGGGTATACTCGCACGACGGAAACTGCCTACACGACCTCCTCTCTCGAGAGTTCTCCGCCATTTTTAACACCAAAATGGACCTGTCGAACTTGATTCATTCCTAA
- the fxn gene encoding frataxin, mitochondrial isoform X1, whose amino-acid sequence MNMSRLTTKRNVIYQFLRNLRRTPKCEAIHASSTRGNFQSHNKHIVARKYLSTVSSRNGESTTSVSSPKIMEHLKLLYAGQEMLSLRRNIHVTTSTPAEQASLASEMSEAVFEKLVDETLDALTDYFEDLMEQPNMSSDFDVTYSSGVVTVKVGGDHGTYVINKQTPNRQIWLSSPTSCPCSKHQVKEGLQCLLDFVGQSATTGRANVGYTRTTETAYTTSSLESSPPFLTPKWTCRT is encoded by the exons ATGAACATGTCAAGGTTGACAACTAAGAGAAACGTTATTTATCAGTTTCTTCGTAATCTGAGACGTACACCAAAATGTGAAGCTATTCATGCCAGCTCTACCAGGGGCAATTTTCAATCGCATAAC AAGCACATTGTGGCCCGGAAGTATCTGTCAACTGTTTCTTCACGAAATGGAGAATCGACGACATCAGTATCCTCCCCCAAAATCATGGAACACCTTAAG TTGCTCTATGCAGGACAAGAGATGCTGTCACTACGGAGAAATATCCATGTTACAACATCGACACCTGCTGAGCAAGCATCCCTGGCGAG CGAGATGTCGGAGGCTGTCTTTGAGAAACTGGTAGATGAAACACTGGATGCCCTGACAGACTATTTTGAAGATCTGATGGAGCAGCCCAATATGTCTTCAGACTTTGATGTGACTTATTCC AGTGGAGTTGTGACGGTGAAAGTGGGCGGAGACCACGGCACTTACGTCATCAACAAGCAGACGCCAAACCGGCAGATTTGGCTCTCCTCCCCGACCAG ctgtcCTTGCTCTAAGCATCAGGTGAAAgaagggctgcagtgtctgctggattTTG TGGGCCAAAGCGCTACGACTGGACGGGCGAACGTTGGGTATACTCGCACGACGGAAACTGCCTACACGACCTCCTCTCTCGAGAGTTCTCCGCCATTTTTAACACCAAAATGGACCTGTCGAACTTGA